A section of the Papio anubis isolate 15944 chromosome 2, Panubis1.0, whole genome shotgun sequence genome encodes:
- the SEC62 gene encoding translocation protein SEC62 yields MAERRRHKKRIQEVGEPSKEEKAVAKYLRFNCPTKSTNMMGHRVDYFIASKAVDCLLDSKWAKAKKGEEALFTTRESVVDYCNRLLKKQFFHRALKVMKMKYDKDIKKEKDKGKVESGKEEDKKSKKENIKDEKTKKEKEKKKDGEKEEPKKEETPGTPKKKETKKKFKLEPHDDQVFLDGNEVYVWIYDPVHFKTFVMGLILVIAVIAATLFPLWPAEMRVGVYYLSVGAGCFVASILLLAVARCILFLIIWLITGGRHHFWFLPNLTADVGFIDSFRPLYTHEYKGPKADLKKDEKSETKKQQKSDSEEKSDSEKKEDEEGKVGPGNHGTEGSGGERHSDTDSDRREDDRSQHSSGNGNDFEMITKEELEQQTDGDCEEEEEEENDGETPKSSHEKS; encoded by the exons GAAGTTGGTGAACCATCTAAAGAAGAGAAGGCTGTGGCCAAGTATCTTCGATTCAACTGTCCAACAAAGTCCACCAATATGATGGGTCACCGGGTTGATTATTTTATTG CTTCAAAAGCAGTGGATTGTCTTTTGGATtcaaagtgggcaaaggccaagaaaggagaggaagcttTATTTACAACCAGGGAGTCTGTGGTTGACTACTGTAACAG GCTTTTAAAGAAGCAGTTTTTTCACCGGGCCctaaaagtaatgaaaatgaaatatgataaagacataaagaaagaaaaagataaaggaaaagttgaaagtggaaaagaagaggataaaaagagcaagaaagaaaatataaaggatgagaagacaaaaaaagaaaaagagaaaaaaaaagatggtgaaaAGGAAGAACCCAAAAAG GAAGAAACTCCAGGAACTcctaaaaagaaggaaactaagaaaaaattcaaacttgAGCCACATGATGATCAAGTTTTTCTGGATGGAAATGAG GTGTATGTATGGATCTATGACCCAGTTCACTTTAAAACATTTGTCATGGGATTAATTCTTG TGATTGCAGTAATAGCAGCCACCCTCTTCCCCCTTTGGCCAGCAGAAATGAGAGTAGGTGTTTATTACCTCAGTGTGGGTGCAGGCTGTTTTGTAGCCAGTATTCTTCTCCTTGCTGTTG CTCGATGCATTCTATTTCTCATCATTTGGCTCATAACTGGAGGAAGGCACCACTTTTGGTTCTTGCCAAATCTGACTGCTGATGTGGGTTTCATTGACTCCTTCCGGCCTCTGTACACACATGAATACAAAGGACCAAAAGCAGActtaaagaaagatgaaaagtcTGAAACCAAAAAGCAACAGAAGTCCGACAGTGAGGAAAAGTCAGACAGTGAGAAAAAGGAAGATGAGGAGGGGAAAGTAGGACCAGGAAATCATGGAACAGAAGGCTCAGGGGGAGAACGGCATTCAGACACGGACAGTGACAGGAGGGAAGATGATCGATCCCAACACAGTAGTGGAAATGGAAATGATTTTGAAATGATAACAAAAGAGGAACTGGAACAGCAAACAGATGGGGAttgtgaagaggaggaggaagaggaaaatgatgGAGAAACACCTAAATCTTCACATGAAAAATCATAA